DNA sequence from the Methanomicrobiales archaeon genome:
GCAGACGGGACGACCGTTCTCGGGCACGGACTCTGGCGGGTTCTTCCCGCTTTCTCAGAGTTTCTAACACAATCTGCTCCCTGCTGGCAAATTGCCCGGGATCATCGATGCAGAGATCCCCCGGTGCCAAGGGAGTCGGAGAGGGGGGCAGGCATACTCTGCCGCAACCTGGAATCTCCCTAGCCTCCTTCAGGCGTCTTCAACTCGTCGACGAGGACGCGGTAGCCCGCCAGAACGATCGACGCGATCAGAGGCCCGAACACGAACCCGATGGCGCCCAGCGCATACAGACCCCCGAAGATGGCGATGAACATGATCACGGGGCTGATGCCGGCACGGTTGCCCATCAGGACGGGGCGCAGGAAGAGATCCGGAAACGCCGCGACGATCAGGTATCCGGCGACCAGCATCACAATCCCCCGCGCCAGGTTGCCCGTAAAAATGTCCAGGATGGCGAGGACGACGATGACGAACGATGGGCCAACTACGGGGAGAACCTCCGAGACCGCGAGAACGAACGAGAAGAAGATCACGTGATCGTAGCCCAGGATATACAGGAACGGAGCCGCGATGAAGAACGTGACGACGGCAATTCCGATATCGACCACAAATACCGCGTACAGGGTGTCCGATACCGTCCTGCCGATCTGCTGGAGAGCGTTCCCCATCCGCCCGGGAACAATTCCCAGGATCTCTCCCCATATCTCCTCTCCGTGGAGGAGGAAGAGGTAGAGGCTGAAGAAGAAGATCGCGATCTCGACCAGGTAGTCGGGAATCGAGAAGACAAGCCTCTCGAGCGTGCTCCCGGCGAGTTCCGTGAGCCGGTTCAGCCAGCTGGCGATCAGGTCCTGCGGGATGAGGGGCATACCCAGGAGACCCCCGGACACGAGATCCGCCCAGCCCGCCTCGATGCTCTCGGCTATCCGCAGGATCAGGTCGCGGTTCTGGTAGAGTATGCCGAGAATGCCCAGGATAAAGACCAGGATCGCGAGAAATACGAGCGTGGTCGCAATAGATGCCGAAACGAAGACGGTGAACCTGCGACCGATCCATCGGCGGAGCGGCATGACCACGACGGCGGCAGCGACGCCGAGAAGGAGGGTATCAAGGATTCTGAAGAATGCCGCTATTGCGAGGATGTAAAGGGTTAAGACCAGAATGAAGATCCACACACGGCTTGTGCGGAGGGGATCTGCCATATGCCGCTCCATTGGCGGAGCATACTATTAATGTATCTGCTTTGGGAATGCCCTCTGTTGCAGGCGAGGGGCAGTGATCTCCCGGCCCGTCGTATCAGCGTGGTGGGGCGATGGGGTGCGCCCCCTCCCCCGTATTGCGGTAGCCTCAAAGGGCGGGATGGCAACATGCCATGACAGCCCCCCTTCATATCCCTCGGTGAAGAGGCTCCTGCGTCCGGAACTGCAGTCGGATGCGATCGTGCCCGTTGTTTAATTTCTACGCTGCTCCAGGGACCCGGTTCAATCGCATCGGCGGGGGGTGGAGCGCGAGAGGGGGGGGGCGCCGACCCCTCCCTTCCTGTGCTCATGGGATGGGAATTCACCAGCGGGAGCTGGGCCCAAGCAACATGATTGGCCACGGAGGTGGCGAAACGGCGACGCTTCCGGAAAAAAAGGGGAGGGTTTTCCCTTCTACTCCACAACCAGGCTGCCCGTCATGGTGGTCGGATGGACGTCGCAGCGGAAGAAGTAGGTCCCGGGTTCCTCCGGGGCCGTGAAGGTGTAGGTGATGGAGTCCACCCCGGTGATGACCTCGCCCACGAAGATGGGCTCGGTCGCCGCCGACGTCGTGTAGGCTGCGAAGTTGTGGGGGATGCCCTCGTCCCGGTTCTCGAAGTTCATGGTGACGTTCGCCCCGGCCGGCACCGTGATGGTGTTCTGGTCGAAGGCGATGCCTTCCGCCACCAGGTCGACGGTCACGTTCTGCCCTGCCGGAGGCGTGGGCTCCACTGCAGGAGTCTGCATGGGGGTCGTAGGTATGAGGGCAGTAAGGTTCACATCCGGCGGGATCAGCACGGCATCGATGGCATGGATGACGCCGTTGCCTGCCGGGATGTCCGCCGTGATCACCGATGCGTTGTCCACCATCACCACGCCGTCCGTGATATTGACGGTCAGGTTGCTGCCCTGGACCGTCGTGAGATTCATGCCATCCTCCAGCCCGGAGGCGTTTATCCGCGCCGGCACGACATGGTAGAGTAGAATCTCGGTGAGATCCCCCTCCGGTTCTGCGAGGAGAGATTCCACGGTCGCATTGGATAGGTTAGCAAAAGCCGCATCCGTTGGGGCAAAGAGCGTGAAGGGGCCCTCGCCGCGGAGGGTGTCGGTCAGGGCGGCGGCATCCACGGCCGTGAGCAGCGTGGTGAAGTTGCCGTCCTGCTGAGCAGTCTCGATGAGATCCGGAAGTTCCGGCATCATGGAGGGTGTGACGTTCGGCGTCGCATTGGGTGTCACATTAGGAGTGATCGCGGGAGTAATCGTAGGTGTCATGGTGGGCGACACGTTCGGGATCACAACTCCCGGCGGGGCTGGGGTGGTGACGTTGGGCGACGGCGTTTCGGTCGGCGTCACGTTGGGGGCGGCGCCTTCCGCGGTCACGTTGACCGTCTGGTACACCAGCGGGATCAGCGGCGTGTGGTCGTTGTTGACCAGCTGCACCGAGAGGTTATGCTCCCCCGGCGTCACGTTCGCCCAGGTGTAGCTGGTGTTGACCGTCGGCACGTAGGTGCCCGGTGCGGTGATCGCCGGCGCACTCGCGTTCCTCGGGACCGCCGCGTCCAGGTAGTAGTGCAGGTGCCCCTCGCCCGGCACGTTCGCGGCGCCCAGCCGGTCCACCAGCGTGAAGTTGGTCACGTTCACGGATACGGTGATGGTATCGCCGCTGAGGTTCGCGCCCTCCTGCGGCTCCGTGATGTTCAGCGCGGGAGTGACGTTCGGGACGGGCGGCGTCATCGTTGGCGTCACATTGGGTGTCGGTGTCACGGTGGGCGTGACGTTCGGCGTTACCGTCGGGGTCACATTGGGGGTGACATTCGGCATCGCCGTCGGTGTAACCGTCGGGGTGATCGTCGGCGTTACTGTCGGGTAGGGAGTCGGCAGCACTTCAGGCCCCAGCTCCGGCGGGACGATCACCTTGTCGATGATATAGACAAAACCGTTGGCGGTCTGTACCACCGTGACGTTCACTGCCACGTCGTTGATGATCAGGATATTGTCTCTCGCATCGACCGTGATATTGGACCCTTCGAGGGTCGTGAGGGTGACGTTATCCAGATCGGTGATGTTGTAGGCGCCCGGCACGCAGCTATACTGCACCAGCTTGGTCTTGTCCTCTTCGGAGAGGTTCTCCGCCGTGACGTTGTCAAAGGCATCGTTTGTCGGGACGAAGCAGGTGAAGTTCTGGTCCTGCTGCAGCGTCACATTCACCTGTGTCTGCTGGATGATCTGGATGAAGACGGAGATGTTGTTGTAGATGTTGATCGTCTGGATGATGGTTGTCGGACTCTTGATCACCTTGGGCGGCGGCCTCGGTGTGGGTGTGGGCGTTGGCGTGGCCGTGGGTGTTGGCGTGGGCGTAGGAGTCGGCGTCACGTTCTCTCCCAGCCGGAGCGCCAGTACAGCGCGATCCTCCCCGACTCCCGCCGGCCAGACGATGGTGTCATTGGCGACGGCAGGCCAGGCGTTGATGCCGGCCGGAGCGGTGTAGTTCCATACGATCTCGCCCGTCATGCGGTCGAGGGCGTAGATGGTGCCGTCGAACGTGGCCGTGAAGACCAGGTCGTTCACTACGGTTGCGCCGCCGACGTTGATCGCATCGAACTTCTCGTCCCAGAGGATCTTGCCGGTGTCCGCCTCGATGGCGACGAGCCCGCCCGTGCCTTCATCGAACGGCTGGAGCTCGGGCGCGATCGCTCCTTCCACTCCCAGACTCAAAGAAGAGATCGAGGTCCAGTTGGTGTAGAGATCGACATACGGCACATAGACGATGCCGCCGGAATAGGCGATGGGCGTCTCCACGCCGCCGAGGGCACCGGGGTACACCGTGACGGTCTCGTTGCCTTCTGGCAGGGCAGCCAGCTGGTCGTTCTGGTGCTCTCCGACCATGGCAATCCAGAAGATGCATCCGCCCCTGTCACGGTCGAAGGCATACACTCTGCCCATCTTGCCGGCACCGATCACGATCTCCTGATCGTCTCCGCTGATTTTCGCCTCGGCGAGGATGGGCGAGATCTGGAAATCATGGTCGAAGAGGTCATGGGGCAGCACCTGGGTGAACCCGAGCAGTTCGCCGTCCGCATGGTCGAGGGCCACCAGGCTGTTGGTGTAGAGGTTCGGACCCGGGCGGCTCGTCCCGTTCGGGAACTCGGGGGTTCCCGCGAAGGGAGCCGGGTTGGCAACGGCCCAGAAGGTGATGTTCGAATCCGTATCCACCGCCGGCGGATACCAGGCACCCCCGCCGCTGTTGACCTCGGGGTTGCCCCAGATGCTCTCGGGGTCGTCCACCGTGCTGAAGTTCCAGACGACATCCCCGCTCTCCTGATCGAGGGCGAAGATGATCCCGACGGCGCCGCCCTGGTAGAAGACGTCGCCCCTGCCCGGCACCGTCGAGGTGTACACGAGCCCGTTATAGACGAGGGGCTGGATGTCGATGCCCTCTCCGGTGGCATTGGGCGGATCCTCGATCAGCCTCGCCTCCCAGATCTCCTCACCGTCGGTCGCATTGAGGGCTGCGATGGTGAATGGATCCTTGGTGACAAAGACCTTGTCCCAGCCCACCGCCGGACCGTTGGGTCCGGTTAGGTTCGTCGAGTTGTACTCCCGGGCCCAGAGCACATCACCCGTCTCGAAGTCGAGCGCATAGGTGTTGCCGAAGAGGTCCTGGAAGTAGACCGTATCACCCAGGATGAGCGGGTTGCTGCTCGCCCCGCCGAACTGGCCCGTGGCATTGATCTCGAAGGTCCAGGCCAGCCCCAGCTGATCCACGTTGGAGGCGTCTATGCTGGAGTCGTTGGTCGCACGCGTGTTGCTGTAGTCCCTGTTGGGGAGCGGCCAGTCTTCTGCATACTGGACCACCTCCGGTGGAGCACCCTCCACCATCCCCGTAGCTGCTGACACGGTATCCGTGTCGTTCGCTCCTTCCTGGGCTCCAACCCCGGATAAGAGGGTAAAGGAGGCTATTACCAAAAAGGAGACCAACAGTATGAATACTCTTTTCATACCCCCGCCCGGATGGTATGCTGGTTGATATACTTTCTGGCAATCCATTACCATTAAGGGGTAAAATTAGCCTTCCAGAGCTGATTAAATAAAATCCATCTCTATCTGTGTCATAATCGGCTTCTGGAAGCGACTGCATCTCACCGGCATTCATTCGTTTCCGCTCAGACGGGATGAGTACTTAATCGGCTAACGGCAACGGCATTTAGCGGAACTATCTGCAATGTATACCCATATGCTGAATGCACCCTGACATTTGCAGCGGACGTGAGAACGCCCAATTTTCCGACATCGTTCCGCCTCGCCATCGACGGGACGCAGCCTCCCTTTGGACGGTCCCTATCCGGGACCCGTTCCCCCCACCTTGCCACCGCCCTACGGATCCGCACGATGACGGGAGCATCCGCGCCGCCGGTCGCAATTTTTATGCGCAGCCGATGCCGCAGGAACGATCCTCGCTCGATTCGTCGGCGGCGTCCGCCCCATTCCCCCCTATAACTCCCGGGAGCGGGACGACCGCGGCGACCTTCCCACGCCCCCTCCGCCGCGTCACCGCTCCACCGCCGGCAGCGTGAAGAAGAAGGTCGAGCCCTTCCCCGGCTCGGACTCGACCCAGATCCGCCCGCCATGCCGCTCCACGATCCGTTTCACGACGGCGAGCCCGATGCCGGTGCCGGGGTACCGCTCCTGGGCATGCAGCCGCTGGAAGATCACGAAAATCTTGTCATAATACGGAGGCTCGATCCCGATCCCGTTGTCGGCGACGCTGAACTGGACCATGCTGTTGCGTCGCTCTGCCGCAACATGGACCCGCGGTGGCACGCCCTCCCGCCGGAACTTGATCGCGTTCTCGATCAGGTTCTGGAAGACCTGGCGGAGCTGGGAGGCGTCGGCCACAACCGTGGGCAGGGGGGTCCAGGCGACCTCGGCGTGCACCTCCTCGATCTGGAGGCGGAGACCCTCCAGAACCTCCCGGAGAACGGCAGTGCAGTCCGTCGGCTGGAGCGGCTGCGCCTGCGTGCTGATACGTGAATACGCGAGCAGGTCGGTGACCAGCGCCTGCATCCGTCGCCCTCCCTGCTCGATGAACCCGATGAAATCGTCGGCATCCGCATCCAGCCTCCCGCCGTACCGACGCTGCAGCAGCTGCGCATAGCTGACGATCATGCGGATCGGCTCCTGGAGGTCGTGGCTGACCACGTAAGCGAACCGCTCCAGATCCTCGTTGCTCCTCTGGAGGTCCCGCGCGTATCGGTGCAGCTGCTCCTCCGCTTCCTTTCGCTGCTGCACCTCCCGGACCAGCTGCTCGACCATCTGCTGGAGCTCCCGCGTGCGCCCTTCGACCAGATCTTCTAGGCGCCGCTGGTAGGTCTGCAGCTCTCTCTCCGCTCTTTTCTGCCCCGTGACATCCGAGAAGAGGTAGAATCTCCCGTGGCAGCGATCCCCGCAGTTTCGGATTTCGGCCGAGAATCGGTGTATGAGCCGGCCGTCTCGAAGAGCGATCTCGTCCTCGATGCAGGTCCTGTGCTCCCCGGAGGGGAGGGGTCCGCATGCGGCCATGAAGGTCGCGGGGTCGGCGACCATCGGGAGCCAGGCCCGGATCAGATCCCCGTGTTTCAGCTCCCCGCGATCCAGCATCGATCGCAGGTGAGCCATGCCCATCATTTCGAGGAAGCGGTCGTTGCAGTGGAGGACGATGTCCGTACGGATATCCACGATGTAGCATCCGTAGGGGGCCGCATCCATCATCCAGGTGAAGATCATCTCCCTCCCGCAGTTCCGGAGGGGCGCCATCCCCTCCCCCCGCACGCTACGGGCAGGATCTCGTGCTGCATGCAGCGCTGCTCTGAACCCGGCAAACTGCTGCCGCGGATTGCCCCTCTTCAGGATATAATAGTTCACGCCGCTGTTGATCGCGGCAATGGCCGTCTCTGCGCTGCCCTCCTCCACCAGCAGGGCTTCGAAGATCCCCCTGTCCAGGAGCCGCGCCTCCCGGAGGAGCGAGAGCCCGTCCATCCCGCACGTCCCCTGCTCCGCGAGTATGGCATCGAACGCCCGTTCCCGCAGCAGCTCGAGCGCCCCGATAGCGGAGTTCGAGATGGTCACTGCCAAACCGCATACCCTCTCCAGCCAGAGGCGGGCGGCATCCAGATACTCCTGGTCATCGCCGACCAGTAGGAGCGATAACATCGGGATGGCATCTCCTGTACTACCTGAATAATTGAGGCCAGGTGTATTAATTGTAGTGCCTGGACGCCCTGGAATGTGCCGGATCCGCGAACAGAACCCTTTCATCGCTCCGGTGAATATTCACCGGAGCGATGAACCGGAGGATCCTCGGGGGGGCTTCCGATCCGGGAACCGTGCCGGCGGTCGCTGCCAATACCTATATACGCCTGCAGGGGTGTGAATATTCCTGACAGGTATGACAGCGGGGGCTCGAACAGAGGCGATGCGGAAGGCGTGCCGCTCCCGGAGGCGGGCGGGGGCGGCGGAGATCCCGCTGAGGTGAGGTGAGACCGTGCATATGCGGCAGCGGAGGGAAGCCCCATGAGCGGTATCCCTGAACGTATCGCCATCGCCGGCGCCGGAGTGAGCGGCGCCTGGCTCTACCGGGCGCTCACGGCGCAGGGGAGATCCGTGGACATCTACGAAGACGGGCGGAAGGGGACCGCCTGCGGGATTCACTCCTGCGCCTGGGGGGTGGGGCACGAGTTCTTCCCGCTCGTGCGGAGCGTCGGGCTGGAGCCGGAGACCTACGTCACCAACCGTATCCACACGGTGATATTCGGGGGGCGGCACCTGCCTGCGGATCAGCTCTTCCTGATCGATAAGCCGGGGCTCATCGAGGATCTCCTCTCCGGCGCGGAGATCGTCCATGGACGCATCCCGAAGAACCGCTACGACCGCATCCTGGACTGCAGCGGGGCGGCCCGGGCCTGCCTGCCTCCGACGCGGGATCCGGATCTCATCTGCAGCACCGTCCAGTACCGTGCCAGGATCCCCGCGCACCCGAACGACACCATCGTCTTCACTTTCGGCCCCGTGGGAGGGGCCTGGCTCTTCCCCCTGGGGGATGGCACCTCCCACCTGGGCAGCGCCTGCCTCTCCGACCGCGAAGAGGACGCCGCTGCCATGCTGGAGAGATCGGGAATCGCCGCCGGAGATTCGGTAGAGCGCATCTGCGGCTGCCGCTCCCGCCTCCGCATATCCGGTCCGGCAGGCGCCCTGCCGCACACGGTGCCCGAGTCGGAGTTCGGATGTCCGGTCTGGGGCGTCGGGGAGTCGATCGGCACCGTCTCACCCCTATCCGGGGAGGGGATCACCAATGCCCTTCGATGCGCCACGCTGTACCTGGCGCACGAGTCGGACCCGCACGCCTACTCATCCGCCGTGCTCGAGGCGTTCTCCTGGATGGTGCGGGAGAGGGAGGTGCTGGACAAAGTCATGCGGGGCCAGATGCTCTGGCCCCGGGACATGCAGGTGTTCCGCCGGAATGCGAGCCGGGTGGGGATGCGGATCACCGTCGTCGACGTGCTCGCCATCCTCAAACGCGCCTTCCGAAACGACTGGCGGGCTCCGCTGATGAGGACGTGAGAACGCTGAAGGCATCCCGGCACCCCCAACGTGCGTTCCCCCTCCCTTCCGTCCTACCGGATGCGTATGCCTGCCTGCAGGGAGAGGATCAGGCCTCTTGAGAGGCGGAACGGAGCATTTCCGGAACCGAAGAAGATGGATACTCCCGGCATTGCAGGAATTTGTGCATCTCGCGGTATCCCCGGGAGGGGATGGTACGCCCCCATGGGATCGCCGTCACGATCCCGACCGCCGCGCTGAAGGGATGCCCCTGGAGAGATCCAATCCAGGCTATATCGCACCAATAGGGGGGAGGTCGAGAAGGGGAGGGGGCTTTCCCCCTCCCCCCGCCTTCCTTCCCCCGATAGTACGATAGCCTGGAAAGACGGGTCGAAAAGGGCTATTCCGAGTCCTCCCCTCTGTAGTTGCGATACTCCCGGTACATGAAATCGGCCGGCACAGAAAGGCCGCGTGCAAACTCCCCCATACTCCCACCAGGAGAAGGGCGATTGCAGAGGATTGGCGGAGATGTGCCTGGAATGCCGTACGATGAAATCCCATCAGATGCAGCGGGCTTGCTGCGGGAATGAGCGGGACGCTCTCTGGCCAGAGAACCAGATTCGGCCAGCCCCCCTCCCCTGCAGATTCAATCCAATGAGTCGGGTTATCCCGCTGGCGCGGTCCGGGGAAACAGTACAGAGAGTGCTGGCGGAAGTCCAACCCGTGATTGCGAAGCAGGCCGGTCATCGCCGCCTGCGGCGGACTTTCGGGCCCGTCGCAGGAAAGGTTTTTTATAGGATTCATGCCATTCCCACCCCCGGTGACTGGCCATGGTGATGACAATCCGGTGCGCCGATCTCGGTCTTGCGTGCGAGCATGAGATTACAGCAGAGGGAGAGGACGAACTCCTGAAGAGGGTGGCGGAGCATATACAGACCGTGCACGCCATGAACCCGGAGGCGCCGGGGATGGAGGAGAAGTTCCGGGGCGCGATGCGGGAGGAGTGAACGCCCTCCCCCTTCTTCTGATCGTATCTTTGGGATGCGGGGCGTCCCGGCACCTGTTCTTCCGAATGCCGCTGAGGATGCCGCGTACCGTCACTCGCACGCAGGGAGGATTTTTGGGTTCTGTGACAGCACTCTCCGGCGTATTTCTGCACCGATCCCGGGGAGAACCCGTCGACGATTCTTCCCCGCAGCCCTGAGAGAGCCGACCTCCCTCCCCCTTGGAGAGGGGAAGGGAATCGTGCGACAGGCTCGGACACTGAATGACGGGGAAGAAGCCATCCTATCGCACGAAGGGGGATAAGGGGCGGGGCTCTCGCCCTGAGAACATCAGAGAGCCGCTGACATACTCCTGGTGAGGATTCCGACAGATCCGATTCTGTTTCAATCGCCGGAAGATCGGCTTATGGGGTGACAGGATAATTACGTATGGCACAGATGCCGCCATTCCAGCAGGATCCATCCCCGCCCATGCAGCTCGGCGCCCTCGTCTCCGGCGGGAAGGACTCCCTCTTCGCCTGCCACAGGGCGATGCAGAAAGAGCACGTAGCCTGCCTCATCACTGTCGTATCCGCGAACCCGGAGAGCTACATGTTCCATACGCCCAACGTCCGCCTGGTGGAGCTGCAGGCAGAAGCCGCCGCTCTCCCGCTGGTGCAGGAGGAGACGCGCGGCGAGAAGGAGAGGGAACTGGCAGACCTGAAGCGGGCGATCGAGACCGCCCGGGAGGAGCACGGGATAGAAGGGGTCGTCAGCGGTGCGATCCTCTCGGTCTATCAGGCGACCCGCATCCAGCGCATCTGCCATGCTCTCGGCCTCTGGAGCTTCAACCCCCTCTGGCATGCGGACCCGGAGGCGTACATGGAGGAGCTGATCGCCTCCGGGTTCTCACCCCTGATAGCGGGAGTATACTCCTGCCCATTCGACGCCTCCTGGCTGGGCCGCCGCATCGATGCGCGGGCACTCTCCGATCTGAAGGGCATCGCAGAGAAACACCGCGTCACCCTCACCGGAGAGGGCGGGGAGTACGAGACGTTCGTCCTGGATGCACCGTTTTTCAAGAAAAGGATCGAGATCCTCTCGGCGGAGAGGACGTACCGCAACTACAACGGCCTCTACCGCATCAGGGAGGCGCGGCTGGTGGAGAAATGATCCTCGTCCTCGACCTCTGCTACCGCCGGGACTCTCTATCCCGGTACGAGTTCGTCGACCCGATCGCCGCCATCGTGCGACGGGCGGGAGTCCCGTGCACTGTCCGCCACTATATCGATGTGCGGGATGCCGACCGGGAGGAGGCGGAACGGGTTATCCTCTGCGGGACGGCGCTGAAGGACGACGGTTTCGCAGCGTCTCCGGAGGCGTTCGGCTGGATGCTGGACTTTCCCCGCCCCCTTCTCGGCATCTGCGCCGGCATGCAGGTCATCTCCCGGACATTCGGCGGAGCCGTCGAGCCGGGGTGCGAGATCGGGATGATCCGGATCCACCGCACCGCGGACGACCCCCTCTTCGACGGGAAGGAGACCTTCGAGGGGTATGCACTGCACCGCAACTCCGTGCGCCCCCCCGGGACGTTCCGGGTGCTCGCCGTCTCGGACGGCGGCATCCAGGCGATGCGGCATCCCGGGCGGCCGCTCTACGGGGTGATGTTCCACCCCGAGGTGCGGAACGAGTGGGTAGTGGAGAGATTCCTGCGCATCCCCTGATGCCCGCGGGATCGGGGAACAGGGGGCCTTCCGCACTACCGTTCCGTCGCCCGCAAGATGCTCTACTCGTTCCGCCTCCCCTCTTCCGGTATTCCCGGCGCCACGGCGCGGACCGGCTCCGTCACCCCCACACCCACCTTCGCAGGCGTCTCATCCCGGGGTCCGCCGCCCCTCCTCAGCCCGATGATGTCGCTGCCGGAGAGCGGTTCGACGGGGGCGGCGGCCGGCTTCACCACGCGGGTCCTGTCCTCGACGATCCAGGTCACGTTCTGGGTCATGGGCAGCTCGGCCCGGTTGATGCCGGGCGAGTTGTCCAGATCCTCCTTCGGGACATCCAGGATCCCGTAGTTCGTACCGGGCCGCATCATGAACGACGCCCGGGGAACCGCGAAGTACCTGGCTCCTCCCAGGATACTGCCGCCGTAGGCGAGCACGGCATTGACGATCCTGCCGCTGACGACGTCGATCATGATCTCCTCGATAGTGCCGAGGTCTTCTCCCGCCGGATTGCGGATCCCGCTCCCGATCAGCCGGCTGCCCGCCAGCACCCTCGGGGCCAGAAGCGTGCGTTCAACCATCGCTGTGGACTCTGTCTCCGTTGTCTCGATCATCTCTCCTCCTCGGTGCAGCAGCATCGGATGAAGCCCGAAGCGATTTATCATTTACCGGCACGGGCGGGGGCCGGCCCCCTCGCCCCGCAGACGAATCCCGCCCTCCTTAGAGAGACCGTCCGGCAAAACCGCCCGCGCGTCGCCGGCGGAGCGCACAAAGACTGATGGTGTTTTAGAGCACGTGTATATATATGGAAGGTTTCCTGACTGGTAAGGAGTAAATGACGATGCCAGGACTCGACCAATCCATTGAGAGAGGGAATACAAGCCTCGGTGCGCGCATGGAGTCCGTCCGGGGGCGGCTCGGCTACGAAGGCACAGCGTACCATCTTCCCATCGCGTATGCCATCACGGGGATGGAGGTAAAAGACGCTGAGGCGGCACGGGAGGCGTACCGGCGCTCGAACAACAACCCCCTCGTGGCGGCGGAGGCGCTGGTCGCCCGGGATACGGCGGCGCAGGGCGGTCTGCCGGAGCCCTACACCGGTTTTGTTCCGGATACGGCCATCCGCAAACTCGGCTACACCCTGGTGGACGGGAG
Encoded proteins:
- a CDS encoding DUF1059 domain-containing protein; translated protein: MVMTIRCADLGLACEHEITAEGEDELLKRVAEHIQTVHAMNPEAPGMEEKFRGAMREE
- a CDS encoding ATP-binding protein: MLSLLLVGDDQEYLDAARLWLERVCGLAVTISNSAIGALELLRERAFDAILAEQGTCGMDGLSLLREARLLDRGIFEALLVEEGSAETAIAAINSGVNYYILKRGNPRQQFAGFRAALHAARDPARSVRGEGMAPLRNCGREMIFTWMMDAAPYGCYIVDIRTDIVLHCNDRFLEMMGMAHLRSMLDRGELKHGDLIRAWLPMVADPATFMAACGPLPSGEHRTCIEDEIALRDGRLIHRFSAEIRNCGDRCHGRFYLFSDVTGQKRAERELQTYQRRLEDLVEGRTRELQQMVEQLVREVQQRKEAEEQLHRYARDLQRSNEDLERFAYVVSHDLQEPIRMIVSYAQLLQRRYGGRLDADADDFIGFIEQGGRRMQALVTDLLAYSRISTQAQPLQPTDCTAVLREVLEGLRLQIEEVHAEVAWTPLPTVVADASQLRQVFQNLIENAIKFRREGVPPRVHVAAERRNSMVQFSVADNGIGIEPPYYDKIFVIFQRLHAQERYPGTGIGLAVVKRIVERHGGRIWVESEPGKGSTFFFTLPAVER
- a CDS encoding TIGR00289 family protein — encoded protein: MQLGALVSGGKDSLFACHRAMQKEHVACLITVVSANPESYMFHTPNVRLVELQAEAAALPLVQEETRGEKERELADLKRAIETAREEHGIEGVVSGAILSVYQATRIQRICHALGLWSFNPLWHADPEAYMEELIASGFSPLIAGVYSCPFDASWLGRRIDARALSDLKGIAEKHRVTLTGEGGEYETFVLDAPFFKKRIEILSAERTYRNYNGLYRIREARLVEK
- a CDS encoding AI-2E family transporter gives rise to the protein MADPLRTSRVWIFILVLTLYILAIAAFFRILDTLLLGVAAAVVVMPLRRWIGRRFTVFVSASIATTLVFLAILVFILGILGILYQNRDLILRIAESIEAGWADLVSGGLLGMPLIPQDLIASWLNRLTELAGSTLERLVFSIPDYLVEIAIFFFSLYLFLLHGEEIWGEILGIVPGRMGNALQQIGRTVSDTLYAVFVVDIGIAVVTFFIAAPFLYILGYDHVIFFSFVLAVSEVLPVVGPSFVIVVLAILDIFTGNLARGIVMLVAGYLIVAAFPDLFLRPVLMGNRAGISPVIMFIAIFGGLYALGAIGFVFGPLIASIVLAGYRVLVDELKTPEGG
- a CDS encoding fasciclin domain-containing protein — encoded protein: MSAATGMVEGAPPEVVQYAEDWPLPNRDYSNTRATNDSSIDASNVDQLGLAWTFEINATGQFGGASSNPLILGDTVYFQDLFGNTYALDFETGDVLWAREYNSTNLTGPNGPAVGWDKVFVTKDPFTIAALNATDGEEIWEARLIEDPPNATGEGIDIQPLVYNGLVYTSTVPGRGDVFYQGGAVGIIFALDQESGDVVWNFSTVDDPESIWGNPEVNSGGGAWYPPAVDTDSNITFWAVANPAPFAGTPEFPNGTSRPGPNLYTNSLVALDHADGELLGFTQVLPHDLFDHDFQISPILAEAKISGDDQEIVIGAGKMGRVYAFDRDRGGCIFWIAMVGEHQNDQLAALPEGNETVTVYPGALGGVETPIAYSGGIVYVPYVDLYTNWTSISSLSLGVEGAIAPELQPFDEGTGGLVAIEADTGKILWDEKFDAINVGGATVVNDLVFTATFDGTIYALDRMTGEIVWNYTAPAGINAWPAVANDTIVWPAGVGEDRAVLALRLGENVTPTPTPTPTPTATPTPTPTPRPPPKVIKSPTTIIQTINIYNNISVFIQIIQQTQVNVTLQQDQNFTCFVPTNDAFDNVTAENLSEEDKTKLVQYSCVPGAYNITDLDNVTLTTLEGSNITVDARDNILIINDVAVNVTVVQTANGFVYIIDKVIVPPELGPEVLPTPYPTVTPTITPTVTPTAMPNVTPNVTPTVTPNVTPTVTPTPNVTPTMTPPVPNVTPALNITEPQEGANLSGDTITVSVNVTNFTLVDRLGAANVPGEGHLHYYLDAAVPRNASAPAITAPGTYVPTVNTSYTWANVTPGEHNLSVQLVNNDHTPLIPLVYQTVNVTAEGAAPNVTPTETPSPNVTTPAPPGVVIPNVSPTMTPTITPAITPNVTPNATPNVTPSMMPELPDLIETAQQDGNFTTLLTAVDAAALTDTLRGEGPFTLFAPTDAAFANLSNATVESLLAEPEGDLTEILLYHVVPARINASGLEDGMNLTTVQGSNLTVNITDGVVMVDNASVITADIPAGNGVIHAIDAVLIPPDVNLTALIPTTPMQTPAVEPTPPAGQNVTVDLVAEGIAFDQNTITVPAGANVTMNFENRDEGIPHNFAAYTTSAATEPIFVGEVITGVDSITYTFTAPEEPGTYFFRCDVHPTTMTGSLVVE
- a CDS encoding PRC-barrel domain-containing protein — translated: MIETTETESTAMVERTLLAPRVLAGSRLIGSGIRNPAGEDLGTIEEIMIDVVSGRIVNAVLAYGGSILGGARYFAVPRASFMMRPGTNYGILDVPKEDLDNSPGINRAELPMTQNVTWIVEDRTRVVKPAAAPVEPLSGSDIIGLRRGGGPRDETPAKVGVGVTEPVRAVAPGIPEEGRRNE